The Desulfuromonas versatilis genome has a segment encoding these proteins:
- a CDS encoding nucleoside recognition domain-containing protein, whose protein sequence is MQELVNLILAAGRSAVDLALYILLPVMIVMMAFMKLLEAKGGLALIARFLSPGLRIFGLPGNGAFAMVQLMLVSFAAPVATLSIMEGDGTSRRGIAATLAMVFTMAQANVVFPMVAVGLNLGAIIATSIVGGLAAAALTYYVFARGFGGEQAPPPRCEEGRPKPHRTTALNIMITGGQEAVQIVLGALPILVLAIFLVGVLKATGAISLLEWALGPLFNLVGLPGIAVLPVATKFLAGGTAMMGVALDLLKQGSLSVAELNRIAGFIIHPFDIVGVAVLGSAGSRCASVVRPAVAGALGGVLIRGVLHLLIF, encoded by the coding sequence GTGCAGGAACTCGTGAATCTCATCCTGGCCGCCGGACGCTCCGCGGTCGATCTGGCCCTTTACATCCTGTTGCCGGTGATGATCGTCATGATGGCTTTCATGAAGTTGCTGGAGGCCAAGGGGGGCCTGGCCCTTATCGCCCGGTTCCTGAGCCCGGGGCTGCGCATCTTCGGCCTGCCCGGCAACGGCGCTTTCGCCATGGTCCAGCTGATGCTGGTGAGCTTCGCCGCCCCCGTCGCCACTCTCTCCATCATGGAGGGCGACGGCACTTCCCGGCGGGGGATCGCCGCCACCCTGGCCATGGTGTTCACCATGGCCCAGGCCAACGTGGTTTTTCCCATGGTGGCGGTGGGGCTGAATCTCGGAGCGATCATCGCCACCTCCATAGTCGGCGGCCTTGCCGCCGCGGCGCTGACCTACTACGTGTTCGCCCGCGGTTTCGGGGGCGAACAGGCCCCGCCGCCGCGCTGTGAAGAGGGCAGGCCGAAGCCGCACCGGACCACCGCGCTGAACATCATGATCACCGGCGGCCAGGAGGCGGTGCAGATCGTGCTCGGCGCCCTGCCGATCCTGGTGCTGGCCATTTTTCTGGTCGGCGTGCTCAAGGCGACCGGCGCCATCTCGTTGCTCGAATGGGCCCTTGGCCCCCTGTTCAACCTGGTCGGCCTGCCGGGGATCGCCGTGCTGCCGGTCGCCACCAAGTTTCTCGCGGGAGGGACCGCGATGATGGGGGTGGCCCTCGACCTGCTCAAGCAGGGGTCGCTGAGCGTCGCGGAACTCAATCGCATCGCCGGCTTCATCATCCATCCCTTCGACATCGTCGGGGTCGCCGTGCTCGGTTCCGCCGGCTCGCGCTGCGCTTCGGTGGTGCGGCCCGCGGTCGCCGGCGCCCTCGGCGGAGTGCTTATCCGCGGGGTGCTGCACCTGCTGATCTTCTGA
- a CDS encoding 4a-hydroxytetrahydrobiopterin dehydratase yields MGNEKNELANRRCTPCEGGTPPLSAKQAERLLQGLEGWESQEGMIYRTFRFKNYCQTMAFVNAVAWIAHRENHHPDLQVGYNTCRVSYTTHAIGGLSENDFICAAKVQQLQD; encoded by the coding sequence ATGGGAAATGAAAAGAATGAGCTGGCAAACCGGCGCTGCACCCCCTGCGAGGGGGGCACCCCACCGCTGAGCGCAAAGCAAGCCGAGCGCCTACTGCAGGGGCTGGAGGGGTGGGAAAGTCAGGAGGGGATGATTTATCGCACCTTCCGCTTCAAAAACTACTGCCAGACCATGGCTTTCGTCAACGCGGTAGCCTGGATCGCCCACCGGGAAAACCATCATCCCGACCTGCAGGTGGGTTACAACACCTGCCGGGTCAGCTACACCACCCACGCCATCGGCGGTCTTTCGGAGAACGATTTCATCTGCGCCGCCAAGGTCCAGCAGCTGCAGGACTGA
- a CDS encoding sensor domain-containing protein, protein MVSQEYQERFQFVFNLPAISALIVNARGEFLEANPFACQFLGYAKEEMAGLSVREVTHPEDLEKSLAFYSAEGLQKHRAFHYRKRFLRKDGQTVWGQVSAAWIPGELGEAEHGLVLLQDITEHQTAQESVAAERSFFQSVVDSLGDPVKVVDLNQHILTLNRAAKKMLPENAPAPQTQRCDHASRACQLPCSALDGACNLAVIQKTGQPLVSLQRLELDSGEVHVYEITATPLWNEQGELRGIVETSRNITERLKAAAKIEESEKRLEYLTHYDPLTRLPNQALLLDRLQQTLARAQRSSGKVAVLLLDLDRFKAIIQSLGGRSGNLLLAEVARRLELHVRKADTLARYGEDEFVVVLEQFGDINQVVEVAQRLLDELAREADLDGVPVFVTASIGISLFPEDAGDGDGLLRRAEAAMQRAQEEGGNAYQFYTSGMTTQTRERLELEAQLREAIRSDQLQLYYQPQVNLVSGRCIGSEALVRWMHPHKGMISPGAFIPLAEETGLIEPLGLWGLRTACAWNRSLQERGLTPVPVSVNISARQFFRPNFSALVARILEETGLEARYLELEITESMLMKDVKTAIAVMQQLKEQGISLALDDFGTGYSSLSYLRQFPIKKLKIDQSFIRDLVRDANAAAITRAVIALAQSLNLRVIAEGVETREQAELLKTMGCYEIQGYLFSRPLPAKEAEAYLARG, encoded by the coding sequence ATGGTTTCACAAGAGTATCAAGAGCGTTTCCAATTTGTTTTCAATCTGCCCGCCATCAGCGCCCTCATCGTCAATGCCCGGGGCGAATTCCTCGAGGCAAACCCCTTCGCCTGTCAATTTCTTGGCTACGCCAAGGAGGAGATGGCAGGGCTTTCGGTAAGGGAAGTGACCCATCCCGAAGACCTGGAAAAGAGCCTCGCCTTCTATTCTGCGGAGGGGCTCCAAAAACACCGCGCCTTCCACTATCGGAAGCGATTTCTCCGCAAGGACGGCCAGACCGTGTGGGGCCAGGTCTCGGCCGCCTGGATTCCCGGCGAGCTCGGGGAGGCCGAGCACGGACTGGTTCTGCTGCAGGACATCACGGAGCACCAGACGGCCCAGGAATCGGTGGCCGCCGAGCGAAGCTTTTTTCAGTCGGTCGTCGACAGCCTGGGCGACCCGGTCAAGGTCGTCGACTTGAACCAGCACATCCTCACCCTCAACCGGGCGGCCAAAAAAATGCTGCCGGAGAACGCGCCGGCCCCGCAAACCCAGCGCTGCGACCATGCCTCGCGGGCCTGTCAGCTGCCCTGCAGCGCCCTTGACGGCGCCTGCAACCTGGCGGTCATTCAGAAGACCGGCCAGCCGCTGGTGAGCCTGCAGCGCCTGGAGCTCGATTCGGGGGAGGTGCATGTCTACGAGATCACTGCCACACCCCTTTGGAATGAGCAGGGGGAGCTGAGGGGGATTGTTGAAACCTCGCGAAACATTACCGAGCGGCTGAAGGCCGCGGCAAAAATCGAGGAGAGCGAAAAGCGCCTGGAGTATCTCACCCATTACGACCCCCTCACCCGGCTGCCCAATCAGGCCTTGCTGCTCGACCGGCTGCAGCAGACCCTGGCCCGGGCTCAGCGCTCCTCCGGCAAAGTGGCGGTGTTGCTGCTGGATCTGGACCGGTTCAAGGCGATCATCCAGTCCCTCGGGGGGCGTTCGGGCAACCTGCTGCTGGCCGAAGTCGCCCGGCGGCTGGAGCTGCACGTGCGCAAGGCCGACACCCTGGCCCGCTACGGGGAGGACGAGTTCGTCGTGGTCCTGGAGCAGTTCGGCGATATCAACCAGGTGGTCGAAGTCGCCCAGCGGCTGCTGGATGAGTTGGCCCGGGAGGCGGACCTGGACGGAGTGCCGGTGTTCGTGACGGCCAGCATCGGCATCAGCCTGTTCCCGGAAGACGCCGGGGACGGGGACGGGCTGCTGCGCCGGGCCGAAGCTGCGATGCAGCGGGCGCAGGAGGAAGGGGGCAACGCCTACCAGTTCTACACCTCCGGCATGACCACCCAGACCCGGGAGCGGCTGGAACTGGAGGCACAGCTGCGTGAGGCCATCCGCAGCGACCAGCTGCAGTTGTACTATCAACCCCAGGTGAACCTGGTCTCGGGGCGCTGCATCGGCAGCGAGGCCCTGGTGCGCTGGATGCATCCCCACAAGGGGATGATCTCCCCGGGCGCCTTCATCCCTCTGGCGGAAGAGACGGGGCTGATCGAGCCCCTCGGGCTGTGGGGATTGAGGACCGCCTGCGCCTGGAACAGATCGCTCCAGGAGCGGGGCCTGACCCCGGTTCCGGTTTCGGTGAACATTTCGGCGCGGCAATTCTTCCGCCCGAACTTTTCCGCCCTGGTGGCCCGCATTCTCGAGGAGACCGGCCTGGAGGCGCGTTACCTGGAGCTGGAGATCACCGAGAGCATGCTGATGAAGGACGTCAAAACGGCCATCGCGGTGATGCAGCAACTCAAGGAGCAGGGGATTTCCCTGGCCTTGGACGATTTTGGCACCGGCTATTCCTCCCTGAGTTACCTGCGCCAGTTCCCCATCAAGAAACTGAAAATCGACCAGTCGTTCATCCGCGACCTGGTGCGCGACGCCAACGCCGCCGCCATTACCCGCGCGGTCATCGCCCTGGCGCAGAGCCTGAACCTGAGGGTCATCGCCGAGGGGGTGGAAACCAGGGAGCAGGCCGAGCTGCTCAAGACCATGGGCTGCTACGAAATCCAGGGTTATCTGTTCAGCAGGCCGCTGCCGGCCAAGGAGGCCGAGGCCTATCTGGCCCGCGGTTGA
- the ovoA gene encoding 5-histidylcysteine sulfoxide synthase, protein MDLRNTRTTILNSGTPEQKRAEIRDYFHASYSLDEQLYDTLASDEAFYLRPEPLRHPLIFYLGHTAAFYINKLIIAKLINERINPRYEAMFAVGVDEMSWDDLNEANYDWPTVAEVKAYRQQVRELVDGLIESLPLSLPIDWDNPWWAILMGIEHSRIHLETSSVIIRRLPLEQVRQLPLWEICTETGEAPRNILLPVAGGKVRLGKAKDHRLYGWDNEFGRHSFEVEDFQAGKYLVSNREYLEFVEAGGHRTPAFWTEEGQRWLGYSRAQHPLFWIRDGAGERLRTMAREIPMPWDWPVEVNYLEAKAFCNWKAKNTGLPIRLPTEDEWYCLRDRQQIPDQPDWDKAPGNINLEHWASSCPVTRFAFGEFYDLVGNVWQWTETPITGFDGFEVHPYYDDFSTPTFDTQHNLIKGGSWISTGNEATRDCRYAFRRHFFQHAGLRYVAAEQELPSPEAMYETDAAVAQYCDAHFGPGKFAVENFPARLAQICLEAMDGRPKRRALDLGCAVGRASFELARQFEFVSGIDFSARFIRIAYQLQEKGIIHYQLPEEGEIVSFHEQRLSDFGLEGLGTRIEFFQGDAHNLKPQFTGYDLVLAGNLLDRLYDPARFLGSIHQRLNPGGLLVLASPYTWLEEFTKKEKWVGGIRRAGEPFTTQEGLQELLAPHFRQLGEPRDVEFVIRETARKFQHSISQVTIWERSG, encoded by the coding sequence ATGGACCTGCGCAACACCCGCACCACCATCCTCAACAGCGGCACGCCGGAGCAAAAGCGCGCCGAAATCCGCGACTACTTTCATGCCTCCTACAGCCTCGACGAGCAGCTCTACGACACCCTGGCCAGCGACGAGGCTTTCTACCTGCGGCCCGAGCCCCTGCGCCATCCGCTGATCTTCTACCTCGGCCATACCGCCGCCTTCTACATCAACAAGCTGATCATCGCCAAGCTCATCAACGAGCGGATCAACCCGCGCTACGAGGCGATGTTCGCCGTGGGCGTCGACGAGATGTCCTGGGACGATCTTAACGAGGCGAACTACGACTGGCCAACGGTGGCCGAGGTCAAGGCCTACCGGCAGCAGGTGCGGGAGCTGGTCGACGGGCTGATCGAGAGCCTGCCGCTGAGCCTGCCCATCGACTGGGACAACCCCTGGTGGGCGATCCTGATGGGGATCGAGCACTCGCGCATCCACCTGGAAACCTCCTCGGTGATCATCCGCCGCCTGCCCCTCGAGCAGGTCCGCCAACTTCCGCTCTGGGAGATCTGCACGGAAACCGGCGAAGCCCCGCGCAACATCCTGCTGCCGGTGGCCGGCGGCAAGGTCCGCCTCGGCAAAGCGAAGGATCACCGGCTCTACGGCTGGGACAACGAATTCGGCCGCCACAGCTTCGAGGTGGAGGATTTTCAGGCCGGCAAGTACCTGGTCTCCAATCGCGAGTATCTGGAGTTCGTCGAGGCCGGCGGCCACCGCACCCCCGCCTTCTGGACCGAGGAGGGCCAGCGCTGGCTGGGCTACAGCCGGGCGCAGCACCCGCTGTTCTGGATCAGGGACGGCGCGGGCGAGCGCCTGCGCACCATGGCCCGGGAGATCCCCATGCCCTGGGACTGGCCGGTGGAGGTCAACTACCTGGAGGCCAAGGCCTTCTGCAACTGGAAAGCAAAGAACACCGGCCTGCCGATCCGCCTGCCGACCGAGGACGAGTGGTACTGCCTGCGCGACCGGCAGCAGATTCCCGATCAGCCCGACTGGGACAAGGCGCCGGGCAACATCAACCTCGAACACTGGGCCTCCTCCTGCCCGGTGACCCGCTTCGCCTTCGGCGAGTTCTACGACCTGGTCGGCAACGTCTGGCAGTGGACCGAGACGCCGATCACCGGCTTCGACGGCTTCGAGGTTCACCCCTACTACGACGACTTCTCCACCCCGACCTTCGACACCCAGCACAACCTGATCAAGGGCGGCTCGTGGATCTCCACCGGCAACGAGGCGACCCGCGATTGCCGCTACGCCTTTCGCCGCCACTTCTTCCAGCACGCCGGGCTGCGCTACGTGGCCGCCGAGCAGGAGCTGCCCAGCCCCGAAGCCATGTACGAGACCGACGCGGCCGTCGCCCAGTACTGCGACGCCCATTTCGGCCCGGGAAAATTCGCCGTGGAGAACTTCCCGGCGCGGCTGGCGCAGATCTGCCTCGAGGCCATGGACGGGCGGCCGAAGCGGCGCGCCTTGGATCTGGGCTGCGCCGTGGGCCGAGCCAGCTTCGAGTTGGCCAGGCAGTTCGAGTTCGTCTCGGGGATCGACTTCTCCGCCCGCTTCATCCGCATCGCCTACCAGCTGCAGGAGAAGGGGATCATCCACTACCAGCTCCCCGAGGAGGGGGAAATCGTCTCCTTCCACGAGCAGCGCCTGAGCGACTTCGGCCTCGAGGGGCTCGGCACGCGGATCGAGTTCTTCCAGGGCGACGCCCACAACCTCAAGCCCCAGTTCACCGGCTACGACCTGGTGCTCGCCGGCAACCTGCTCGACCGGCTCTACGACCCGGCGCGCTTCCTCGGCAGCATTCACCAGCGGCTCAATCCCGGCGGGCTGCTGGTGCTCGCCTCCCCCTACACCTGGCTGGAGGAGTTCACCAAGAAGGAGAAATGGGTCGGCGGCATCCGCCGCGCCGGGGAACCCTTCACCACCCAGGAGGGGCTGCAGGAGCTGCTCGCCCCCCATTTCCGCCAGCTCGGCGAGCCGCGCGATGTCGAGTTCGTCATCCGCGAGACCGCGCGCAAGTTCCAGCACAGCATTTCCCAAGTGACGATCTGGGAGCGCAGCGGCTGA
- the pgi gene encoding glucose-6-phosphate isomerase, whose amino-acid sequence MTPLTRLPAWQALQTHYQQVVELHMRELFQADPERFECFSLRLNDILFDYSKNRITADTMGLLLELARQSGVERKRQGMFAGEKINASEQRAVLHVALRNRSNRPIRVEGEDVMPGVNAVLAKMRTFSERVRSGAWLGFTGKPISDVVNIGIGGSDLGPLMVTEALKPYGRGGLRVHFVSNVDGTHIAETLRPLNPETTLFLIASKTFTTQETMANAESAKRWLLEAAGAPQQVAKHFVAISTNAEKVIAFGIDGQNMFEFWDWVGGRYSLWSAIGLSIALYIGMDNFEELLAGAHAADEHFRSAPLEGNIPVVMALLGIWYNNFFGAQSHAILPYDQYLHRFPAYFQQGDMESNGKRVTLEGTPVDYSTGPILWGEPGTNGQHAFYQLMHQGTKLVPADFLAPVESHNPIGEHHRLLLSNFFAQPEALMKGKTEAEARRELEAAGLDAREVAALLPHKVFPGNRPSNSILFKKLTPKTLGTLIALYEHKIFVQGAIWNVNSFDQWGVELGKQLAKTILPELEGQTEISGHDCSTNGLINYYKATR is encoded by the coding sequence ATGACCCCACTGACCCGGTTGCCGGCCTGGCAGGCCCTGCAGACCCACTACCAGCAGGTCGTCGAGCTGCACATGCGCGAGCTTTTTCAGGCCGACCCCGAGCGGTTCGAGTGTTTTTCCCTGCGGTTGAACGATATTCTCTTCGACTATTCCAAGAATCGCATCACCGCGGACACCATGGGGCTACTGCTCGAGCTGGCCAGGCAGAGCGGGGTGGAGCGAAAACGCCAAGGGATGTTCGCCGGCGAGAAGATCAACGCCAGCGAGCAGCGGGCGGTGCTCCACGTGGCGCTGCGCAACCGCTCCAACCGGCCGATCCGGGTCGAGGGCGAGGATGTCATGCCCGGGGTCAACGCGGTGCTGGCGAAGATGCGGACCTTTTCCGAGCGGGTGCGCAGCGGCGCCTGGCTCGGCTTTACCGGCAAGCCGATCAGTGACGTGGTCAACATCGGCATCGGCGGCTCGGACCTCGGCCCGCTGATGGTCACCGAAGCCCTCAAGCCCTACGGCCGGGGTGGGCTGCGGGTGCATTTCGTCTCCAACGTCGACGGCACCCACATCGCCGAAACCCTGCGGCCGCTCAATCCCGAAACCACCCTGTTTCTGATCGCCTCGAAGACCTTCACCACTCAGGAGACCATGGCCAACGCCGAGTCGGCCAAGCGCTGGCTGCTCGAGGCGGCCGGGGCGCCGCAGCAGGTGGCCAAACACTTCGTCGCCATCTCCACCAACGCCGAAAAGGTCATCGCCTTCGGTATCGATGGGCAGAACATGTTCGAGTTCTGGGACTGGGTGGGAGGGCGCTATTCGCTGTGGTCGGCCATCGGCCTGTCCATCGCCCTATACATCGGCATGGACAACTTCGAAGAACTGCTGGCCGGGGCCCACGCGGCCGACGAGCATTTCCGCAGCGCGCCGCTGGAGGGCAATATCCCGGTGGTCATGGCCCTGCTGGGGATCTGGTACAACAACTTCTTCGGCGCCCAGAGCCACGCCATCCTCCCCTACGACCAGTATCTGCACCGCTTCCCCGCCTACTTCCAGCAGGGGGACATGGAGAGCAACGGCAAGCGGGTCACCCTGGAGGGCACCCCGGTCGACTACTCCACCGGGCCGATCCTCTGGGGCGAACCAGGGACCAACGGCCAACACGCCTTCTACCAGCTGATGCACCAGGGGACCAAGCTGGTGCCGGCGGATTTTCTGGCCCCCGTCGAGAGCCACAACCCCATCGGCGAACACCACCGGCTGCTGCTCTCGAACTTCTTCGCCCAGCCCGAGGCGCTGATGAAGGGCAAGACCGAGGCCGAGGCCCGCCGGGAGCTGGAGGCCGCCGGCCTCGACGCCCGCGAGGTCGCCGCCCTGCTGCCCCACAAGGTGTTCCCCGGCAACCGGCCGAGCAACAGCATCCTCTTCAAGAAACTGACGCCGAAAACCCTGGGCACGCTGATCGCCCTCTACGAGCACAAAATCTTCGTCCAGGGGGCAATCTGGAACGTCAACTCCTTCGACCAGTGGGGGGTAGAGCTCGGCAAGCAGCTGGCCAAGACCATCCTGCCCGAGCTCGAGGGGCAGACCGAGATCAGCGGCCACGACTGCTCGACCAACGGGCTGATCAACTACTACAAAGCCACCCGGTAG
- a CDS encoding DUF3014 domain-containing protein, translated as MKKSLLGIVLLLAAAAALYLVFYQPPAQEPTQAVGVAEQQQPVEPTEPAIRYPVPEPQAPAPGQEQEQAEQKPAPLPALQQSDETIQETLAGMSDAKGLEELFVLKNFIQRVVVTIDNLPRPTLPVKQLPTRPPAGSFITATEAGGEVIGPDNHRRYAPYVKFAESLDSQALVATYVHYYPLFQEAYRELGYPKGYFNDRLIEVIDHLLETPRVEGPIRLVRPKILYHFADPALESLSAGQKLLLRSGADNAERIKAKLREIRRVLVTRISSR; from the coding sequence ATGAAAAAATCACTGTTGGGGATTGTCTTGCTGCTGGCGGCCGCCGCGGCCCTCTACCTGGTCTTCTACCAGCCGCCCGCCCAGGAGCCGACCCAGGCTGTCGGTGTTGCCGAACAGCAGCAGCCGGTCGAACCGACCGAGCCGGCGATCCGCTATCCGGTACCCGAACCCCAGGCTCCGGCGCCGGGCCAGGAGCAGGAGCAAGCGGAGCAGAAGCCGGCACCGCTTCCGGCGCTGCAGCAGAGCGACGAGACGATCCAGGAGACCCTCGCCGGAATGTCTGACGCGAAGGGCCTGGAGGAGTTGTTCGTCCTGAAGAACTTCATCCAGCGCGTGGTAGTCACCATCGACAACCTTCCGCGCCCGACCCTGCCCGTCAAGCAACTGCCGACCAGGCCCCCGGCGGGGAGTTTCATCACCGCCACGGAAGCCGGCGGCGAGGTAATCGGCCCCGACAACCACCGGCGCTACGCCCCCTACGTGAAATTCGCCGAGTCCCTCGACAGCCAGGCCCTGGTGGCGACCTACGTCCACTACTACCCCCTGTTCCAGGAGGCCTACCGGGAGCTCGGCTACCCGAAGGGGTATTTCAACGACCGCCTGATCGAGGTGATCGACCACCTGCTCGAGACCCCGCGGGTCGAGGGGCCGATCCGCCTGGTGCGGCCCAAGATCCTCTACCACTTCGCCGACCCGGCCCTGGAGAGCCTCTCGGCCGGGCAGAAGCTGCTGCTGCGCAGCGGAGCCGACAACGCCGAACGCATCAAAGCCAAGCTCCGGGAAATCCGCCGGGTGCTGGTCACCCGGATCAGCAGCCGTTGA